The Toxoplasma gondii ME49 chromosome XI, whole genome shotgun sequence region GAGTTAGCACCTGGTATGACACCAGCCATCAGTTGCTTCCCCAGGGAACTGAGCGCGACTCGCATGCATCACGCAAAGTATTGCGCATGAAGAGCACATGCCGAAAAAGACTGGAGGGCACAAAGGATGGAAAAAGTAGGTAAGGGCTGAAAagcgggaggaagaggagttTCGCCAGTAAAGGGACGACGAAATTCCAGTGAAAGGGTACTGCCCATGTGGTACGAGACAGTGACTGATCCTGCCGCGGCCACAGCCTAATAAGCAGCAACGGAACCCCTCCATTATTGAAACGAACAGATAACCATTTCACGGTAATGGCAACTGCTTCGGCGCTACCATATGGCGCAGGCGTGTTGCTCATGCCTAAGCTACCGCGGGTCGCAACTAGTGCACGTCATGCATCCAATGTAAATGTGACTCTGTTAATAGAGGAAGTTCGCCGTGGTGCGAACAAGTTTGCTCGATTTTTCTCCTTGAATGATCACACGAGAAACAGGGTGCTTTATCTCAAAAGAAGACGTAGCCTATCTGTCACTGAGGTAAGTGCTAGAACGCCCCCAGTCCTCATGCTTGACCGAAACAGAATTTGAGACTCAGCACTCTTACATGGTAGCAACACCAGTGATGCTACCGCAGATATCCATACTacagggagaggcgcgcTTTTGGGGACCCACCACCTAGATCCACTTCTATATTTTCATAAAAATCTGTGACACCTTTCGTTTGGCTTTCCTTCGTACCCCGGAGTGCAAGGCAACACACCCGTTAGCCGGCTGCTCAGCTCAGACCGCACACTGCAACGTTCTCAAACGATCAAGGCAGAAATGCGTTTGTGTGAACGATCCCCACGGCTGGCGGCAACATAGCATATTCGTGAACCAAAGGTGCAGGCAGGCGTAGCGCCGCAAACATGTTATTTGACTTGAAGTGTTAGCATGCGTGGTCCCCTGCTGAAAAACCCACCCAGTCAAACACACCTGCAGATAATAGAGGACGCTGTTCTGTGTCCGTCCGATAGTTGTGCCAAAACAGACACGTTTGAGAAATGGGCAGTACCGAAAGACCTGATACACAAGGTCAGGCAATCAGAGTTTTCAGCAGACTGCTGCTCACGGTCTGCAGCGCCATACACACGCTACAGGAGGTTCCAGTTCCGCCGGTGTAGCCGGTCAGAATCAATTCGTTCGCCACCAAACGGTAAGGTATCTTAGTAACGCATTCCTACCTGCACGCAATAGTGCAACCaagaaaaaactggaagTTTCCTTTTTAAAGTCCTTCCGAAAATTGCTCAACGATGCCCTTATGCTTCTGATTGAATTTTGATACCGTCTGTCTCTTGGATATAGCAAGTGGCAGTTCGCGGGTTGTCTTCCTAAGCAAAAGTGCGAGTACGCAAACCATTCTCTATTTGGAAGTGTTCCATAATCGTGTCTCATCGTACCCCTGGGAACTGATTCAAGGCTTCGATATTGCTGCCGAACATCGGCTACTTTCTGGTGACAGCAATGCCCGCCCGTGCAGAGATGCAAACGCAAAAGGCGGCTGCAACACAACTTTTGACTGCCCCTCTCCCGCAGATATTTGGAACACTGCTTTCAGTGGCGGCACCAACAATTTCCGTGCAGTTCCCCGTCTTCCCACTTATGAAACACTCAAAATATCTGGCTTTGCACCAACTGTAGTTCTTCCGACAAAAATGGCAGAGCCATTTATTCTGTTTTCATGGCTCAAACCCACACACGATGGGAAAGATTATTACTCCGTCACTGTTATGGTATCAGCCAAGACAGCGTCGCTAACATTTCGCGAATCGTTTCAGTTGAACAGTGGTTCAACGCCGTCAGATGGAACCTCGTCTAAGAAAAATAGGAAAGACTCCCAGTCGACGAGCCCTGCGTTGACATAAAAAAGATGGAAAAGCGAACGAATACGATTCCCATACAAACACAAGAATATGACCACATATACAACTTTCGATTCCACCTTCATCCAGTTTCATGCACAAGCAGAACCATTTCTAGAGACACTCTTCCTTTGACACCAACCATGCAAACACAAGTTTCCACCTGGACCACTGATCTCTGCTTCCCCTTCGGAAAGATGGAACCGACTCCTGTTACTGTCAACAGTCTAGCGTACTGACACTGACGTTCGATTGTGGCTTGAACAAGTCCAGATAACATACAGCAGCTAGATGAGCTTGTACAAGGAAGCCTGGCACCTCGCAGTGCATGAGTATTCTTTATCACACTCTGATTTCGTACCATCTGCGGGAGCCCATTCCCAGATCGATCGGAGGAAGTCGCCGCGGTAGAGCAACCGGCCAGAAGTCACTCCTTGCGTATCATTGAGAGCTTCGAGCTCCGggcaagacagagacactcgaggagGCAGAACTTCGCCAAACGGTCCAGTAACCACACGAGTCAGGGCGCGCCATACGCAATCTAAAACAAAACATACGAGTCGACATACAAGAAAAACGATGCAGTTGTGGACAAACAAAGACCGCCGCTGTATAGCTGATCGGTGGAAGGGAACCGGACCTTCCTTGAGAGCTTGGTCAAAAAGGACTCGGTGGTGGCCTCGAATTACATGACGGGGCAGCTCAAGATTGCCACAAAAAGCATCCCATGACTCTTCTCTGTTGGCCAATAAGGACGTTCATTGCAGGCGAAACAAACGCTACTAACAGCGGCGTGTGTAGAGCGTGAGGAAGCGCATATTACGGTCTGCAGTCCGTCAGGAGTCATCCAAGTACCCAAACATAAGGGGTCCAAACAAACCCGTGATAGCCACTCTAGGGGTCGCTGCAGTGACCGGGAAACGGTTACAAGGAACTGACAGTCATTCAAGCACATTGCCGCGCATATGCGGGGTAATTAGACAGAACGAAGAACAATCTGGATCAAAGTAAACAGCTCACCAATGGCATCGGAAGACACCGGGCTCGCCTGCAACAGCTGGTTGACTCTCTCGTATGTCGatatcttcttcctctgatGTCGGCGCGCCCCCCGAGTTCTCGTTGATTCTCCCGTGTTCTCCCCACTCCCCCCATCGGTGTCATCTTGGTGTCCTTCTGCAGTGTTGCGAACCCGCCGCGCTACGGAGAGAAACACCTCGTACGCAGCTGAAACAGATCTCAGACAAAATCAAAGCATGTGTAGAGACAAGGTATCAGTGAATGTGTTTGGAGACAgttggagacagagatgcTTTTCACCCTGTGCAAAGGGAGAAACCACTAAGAGCTCCACAAATCAATCACTAGCACCGTTACTAGTTTGGGATTAGTCGTTAAGACGTCAGGAGTCATTGACCCTCACGAACAGTATCTCGTAGAAGACACTTCCTCGAATACATAACCCCCATCCACTGAGAGGACCCGAAATGACTAGATGTCCTGCAGTATCTGTGGTAGCTGATAACCTAGCAGCAACGACAGAATGTTTCACATTTACGCGGCAACTGCAACACTCTCACAAATCTGTGCAACAGCGGCGTCACACCATCACCTTGTATAAGTCTCTATATACCTTGTAGCAGCTTTAATCACAACCTTAGCAACGTCAACACGGAACACCCTCCGTCTTGTAACAAGCGTCATCCTGGCGACTGTATGTAAAACAAGGGATACGCCAGGCAAGAGTTCATTACCTGGTATGTACTGTATGGAGCGCAGAGCAGCGCCATTGTTCGGTTGGAGAGGCCATATGAACTTTGACTTCAGGAGGCTCTCCTCGAAGGCCTGTCGATTTAGTCCTTCCCCGATTACATGCTGACTGTCACGACTCAGCGTTCCTTTCAACCCCTCACCAGAGACAGGCCTGAGACTCACAGAGGTCTGTGGATGAAGGAATCCGCAACACTGGAACTGCGCGCCTGCGCCCGACACCTTCTCTTGTCTAGCCACTAAACCCTCTTCGTTCCCGTCCTTGGATGACCTTGCGATGCCGCCTTGTTTCAACCCCGGAGCGCAGCTGTTTTTCCCAGGGTCCGTACCATCTACCTGCCCCTTTGTCTCGAGAGTGAGGGTCCTGTCAAAAAGCTCTTCCCACTTTTTCTTGCCACTGAGTGCCGTGCTCCTTCTTCGGCCCTTCACTAACGCATTCTTTTTAATCAGAAGAGACTGATAGGTCCCAGAGAGccacttttctctctccttcatcAGCCACGCATCCCAGTCCCAGTTCGTCTCCCACTGCACCGTCGTGGCAGGCTCCTTGTCGTTCGTTGCGCCATCGCTTCCAGTCCCATCGCCCGGAAGCCTGTCGGAGTCTCGCATCTCTGGacagcgttttctctttctctggtTTCTCACGGAGTCGCCTTCGGTCTGCCCCGTTGAACCACAGTAATCGTCGGTAGAGACAAGGTCATCGGCAACacgcgttctctctttggTTGATTCCCCGCTCGGATGAAACAATTCCTCTTTCCGACTCCGCGCTAGGTCCACGACATTCTCGTACACTCCCAAAATCAACGGAGCCGCTGTCGccggagaagacacaggagacgcaATGACGCTGCCCACGGTTGAGACGTCCGCCAGTCTGCCAAAGATCTGTGCAGTTTGAAAGGCATTtcaagagaagacagggcaaagaaaacaaacacgGGTGAGCAAGGAAGGCCAGCTTCGAACAATCCCATCAGCAAGCTCCTCGGTGCGCTCATGCTCATCTAGTGCCGCGTACCAAAACTGGAAGTGTTTGCACACATGcagtcgctcttctcgaACACACCGTTAATCAATTGTTCTCCACAGGGTTCCTGCTAAATGATTTATGAGTATGCTATTGAAAATAATGAAGAACCACAAACTCAGGCACTAGTCGAGGTGcgaaacacaaaaaagaaGTCCATAAcactcttttcctctcggaCAATAAAGCTACACAGAGATCAATCTGAAGGAGAGTGCGGACGAACTGTGTTGCAGTCACTGGATAGATTGCTCAGTCTGCATCCGTCAGAGCGAGCATCTAGATTGCATCGAAATATACGTGGTGCTTGTATGTATAAAGAACCACTATGGTGAACGGGCTTGTCAAAACATCGACAGATTCACAGTTGGGACAGACTGTTTTCTCAAGTCACCTCTGGCATTCCCATGGCTGAAGGTCATCGGCTGAGACACATGGATCTGAAATACGCCGAGACTCATGGGCTGCACTGGCCGTCTGCGCTGCCGTTCCACATTTACGATACTTTCGcgtctgcagaagagagTCGGCGATAGGAAGGCCTATTCAGACGGAATCTCGTTCAGGCAAaccaagaaaagaaaacaactgACCTTGATCAGATCCAAACCGAGGAAACCCGGAACccagtgtctctgtcttgttgGATTCCAAGGCGACCATCGTCGCCCGCCAAAATTGTTTAAGGACAGCCTAGTTATCCACGGTGTTCTCGGCCGTACAAACGAACTGAAGAATCCAGAGGAGAGTGGTCTTGGATGCCACGACGCAAAAGACTTCCTGATGGGAGACTTCCCGGGGCATGAGCCAGAAAGAAAAGTCCCGTGAAAAACGCCATCAGGATTCCTCTCAGGAGCCACGCGGTCCGAACGACTGTCAGTTAGCCCTTTATTTGGACGGATATTTAGCAAAGCACCGAGAATACGTTTTCTTGACCCAAGCAGATGATATCTTTCCTGCTGGTTGAGCAAAGCTAAGCGCTGCAGGAACTCTGCAGAGGTTGCATGTCGACCttttgcagagagagagtcggCAACGGAAGGGCCTGCAGCCGCAGGCTTAGgcaaaggagacgaggagtgAGACAGCCAGCTGTTCCTGGTTAGGtcagagaacaagacagaggATAGTGGAGACAAAAGAGCCTGACACCtcaagaaagacaaaaggaAATAAAACAACCACGCGGTAGCCGGACACCCTCCTGGTgggggagaaaaacggacCCGAATCGTCATCGTCGTCCGTCCATAGTGTCTCACTCCTGGGAGGCAACTCTCCGGCTGGAACAGAGGCTAAGTTGGGCGCATGAAAGAAACCCCATTTTGGAAAAGACGAAGCTCGTCGAAGTGTCGGGTCGCCCACGTGTCAACCCCCTCACAACAAATCAAAAGGAAAAGCAGGAGAGGGCCGCCACACAAGGTAAATCGGACCCGAAGCTTGGTTGAAAGGAGGGGCGAAGCGACACCAGGCGATCAGTGCGTATAGTGGATCGGATGTGACGGGAATGGATTTGGAAGGAAAGGAGTCTTGGTTGCAGAAAGTACTCTTGCAGGCGTCGATAGTGTGTTCATGGCTGACTTTGGAGTCTCGGTGGTGAAACGTCTTTACTCTTTCCGCGGTGAAACACAGTGTTGCAACGATTGAGAAACAAAGCAGGAACCTGACAACATTTGGGCTGTACACCGCGGAAGTACATGCATGTAGCGGCGGGTCAGAACAACTGGATAACAGACAATTTTTGCGGAACCTACGAACGAGACAAAGAGCCTCTCCCGATCATGTTTGCTCTATCAGGAGATGGTctcagaggaaacgaaaggtCTGCTACTAACAATAGCCCTTACGATGCGTGAGAATGAGACTCTTGCCCTGCAAGACAAGGTTTACTCCTGAAGTAAAACAAGGAATAACCGGccacgcgcatgcaaaatCGACACCCAACTCCAAGGCAACAACGCACTGCGGCCGAAAAACGGTACTCGAACCGGTAGACACACGCTAGCCTTTTGACGTGAGCTAGGCGCACCTTGACCATCTGATTCAAAGTTTGGGTGGAGATTTTCTACCACCTCTCGCCATCGATATTTTGTGGCATTCTAACGGAAAGACTAAGAACGCCTGCTCCGGCACCCCCCACTAACGGAACACGCCTCGACAGAGGCGCGTCGCTACCGACGCTATCGCTTCCGCAGCTGTTCACTCTGCCGGCAAGTCACGGTGAACAGCAATTAAGAGATTTGAATGCGACACCCACTCCAACTTAGGAAAGATATGTGAATGCGCTACTTGTTTTCTGCAGTTAAGCCATCTGCTGCATAAACGCTGCCTAAAATTCTGGCGTTGCTGTCAAGTCAAAGGCTCTCTAGGGTGACGGCACCATCCTCAGGTGGACAACAGGTATTTCGGCGTCTCCTCAAACAGTCTAGTACACGCTTCTCCGGTCACTCTCTATCAAAAAGTTCTGGGTTGGAATCGTGTACTTGTGAGCCACTCACTTGTTAGAATCCAGTGCACATGCTTGAAAGAAAGCGTTGCGTTGTATTCCAGCCCCTGAGCGTTAAGTCTGAGTGTGACTACAGAAGCTAGACTGAGTCGAACTGAGGGAGAGTAATTttttgtctgtgtgtgcctcTGTATTTCACACAGGTAGACATTATGGCAAGGATTAGCGTTGTCCCGATCCGTTTGATAACGATGGgctctttgtttttcgtcgTCGTAGTGCTCATGTCCACTACGGCGTTACGGGCTGAGGGGACGAATGGAGCCCCTTCTACGAAGATCTGCAACGCAGACGCGGCAGCTAAAGGGGGTATATCCGTTGAAGTTGACCCAGCAACCAAGAAGGTCTCATTTAGTTGTGGTACCGATATGGGCAACGTGTTGCCGTTGCCGGGAGACAATAACACCATCACAAAGTGTTACTCGAGAGTAAATCTCCAGGGCGAGACGCCCCTCGCCGAGCATTTCGGCGAAGGATCGAAAGCCAATGTCAAAACGGCAAGCACAACATCGGGCACGAGTGCAGAAGTCTCGCTGACAGTGGGAAAGCTCCCTGAGATGACAGATACCATCTACTTCGCTTGCAGCACCACACCGGCATCGGGGGCAAACCGGGCGCCAACGGGGGATCCGTCTCAGAACTCTGATGGAAACAGAGGCAAAACAAAATGCGTCGTCACGGTGACAGTTCCCGCTGATCCAAATGCCAACAGTAAGCCCGAGAGACATATTACATTTCTGGATGATTTGTGGATGCATCGAGGTAGTCCGCGAAAACTAGCATCACCGACGCTTGTGCTGAAACATTCACTAAGTGAATGCCACATTTTGAGGAGTGGCAGCAGTGCTGTGCCAGGCGCTTTCGTTTTATATGCGTTGATTTTCACATTCTTCCGGTGTTACAAAGTGTGGGCTCTTTTGCCAAAAGCTTCCGTTTGCAAGGAAGTTATGGCATGGTCCTCGCTATGACGACACCAGTCCCAGAACGTGCTAGGAAGGACAAAATAGAGGTATCAATCAGTGCGCGTCTCCTGGACCAGACGGATTGGAAAAACATCTGTTCGGTTCATCAGGCGCTCTAGTCCCGTTCATCGTCAGCTTCCCGGCTGCTCCTGTGTTGCTTGCAGCATGCACCGTTGCGAAGCAGAGTATGACTCTGATGATCACGAGGGATTCCAAGACTGTTTCGTTCCTGTGCGACATGGACATTgccactcttcttcctcaagaCTTTTCTCATGAGATACTCGATGAGTCGTGTCAGGAAAAAGTGAAGCTGGCAGACGTGCTGCCATCCGCCACGCTTCAAGAAACGAGCTCAGCCTACGTGTTCAGTGTAAAAGAGCTGCCTAAGACTGAAGCTACTTACT contains the following coding sequences:
- a CDS encoding hypothetical protein (encoded by transcript TGME49_315310~Signal peptide predicted by SignalP 2.0 HMM (probability 0.777) with cleavage site probability 0.432 at residue 32), which produces MTIRVRFSPPPGGCPATAWLFYFLLSFLRCQALLSPLSSVLFSDLTRNSWLSHSSSPLPKPAAAGPSVADSLSAKGRHATSAEFLQRLALLNQQERYHLLGSRKRILGALLNIRPNKGLTDSRSDRVAPERNPDGVFHGTFLSGSCPGKSPIRKSFASWHPRPLSSGFFSSFVRPRTPWITRLSLNNFGGRRWSPWNPTRQRHWVPGFLGLDLIKIFGRLADVSTVGSVIASPVSSPATAAPLILGVYENVVDLARSRKEELFHPSGESTKERTRVADDLVSTDDYCGSTGQTEGDSVRNQRKRKRCPEMRDSDRLPGDGTGSDGATNDKEPATTVQWETNWDWDAWLMKEREKWLSGTYQSLLIKKNALVKGRRRSTALSGKKKWEELFDRTLTLETKGQVDGTDPGKNSCAPGLKQGGIARSSKDGNEEGLVARQEKVSGAGAQFQCCGFLHPQTSVSLRPVSGEGLKGTLSRDSQHVIGEGLNRQAFEESLLKSKFIWPLQPNNGAALRSIQYIPARRVRNTAEGHQDDTDGGSGENTGESTRTRGARRHQRKKISTYERVNQLLQASPVSSDAIDCVWRALTRVVTGPFGEVLPPRVSLSCPELEALNDTQGVTSGRLLYRGDFLRSIWEWAPADGLVDWESFLFFLDEVPSDGVEPLFN
- the SRS52A gene encoding SAG-related sequence SRS52A (encoded by transcript TGME49_315320~Gene product name based on ToxoDB Community Expert Annotation.~Signal peptide predicted by SignalP 2.0 HMM (probability 0.978) with cleavage site probability 0.567 at residue 32~Predicted trans-membrane domain (TMHMM2.0):6-29), giving the protein MARISVVPIRLITMGSLFFVVVVLMSTTALRAEGTNGAPSTKICNADAAAKGGISVEVDPATKKVSFSCGTDMGNVLPLPGDNNTITKCYSRVNLQGETPLAEHFGEGSKANVKTASTTSGTSAEVSLTVGKLPEMTDTIYFACSTTPASGANRAPTGDPSQNSDGNRGKTKCVVTVTVPADPNANTCTVAKQSMTLMITRDSKTVSFLCDMDIATLLPQDFSHEILDESCQEKVKLADVLPSATLQETSSAYVFSVKELPKTEATYCYKCSPLVDSGDTADGKKNACTVKIRVSASSGENLSVSVTAGSVCALVFGLFVSSVFSAVPL